Sequence from the Xenorhabdus nematophila ATCC 19061 genome:
AATTACCGATTGCGGTAGCCGAAGGGTTATTGACGGTTCTGATTTATGACCAACTGGTCAAAAGACAATTAATTCAGGCGCGCAGTTTTTAATAAACAGTCTTTAAGGAATTGTTTTTAAGAAATTTTTTAAAAAATAGTTTTAAGGAGTGTTGATGATGAAAAAGACATTGATATTACTGTCCCTCGTTGCCGCGTTGTGTATTCTCCCGTTTTTCATTGATCACGGCGGGGAATTTAGCGGAGCGGATGGTGAGGCAGAAGCACAAATCATGGAGATAGCACCAAATTATACCCCGTGGTTTGAGTCCCTGTATAAACCTGCCAGTGGCGAAATAGAAAGCCTTTTATTTACCTTGCAGGGA
This genomic interval carries:
- a CDS encoding energy-coupling factor ABC transporter substrate-binding protein; amino-acid sequence: MKKTLILLSLVAALCILPFFIDHGGEFSGADGEAEAQIMEIAPNYTPWFESLYKPASGEIESLLFTLQGSLGTAVIFYILGYYRRNRKDHDRN